The following coding sequences are from one Opitutales bacterium window:
- a CDS encoding class I SAM-dependent methyltransferase: protein MSINNPIGDNRLETYSCELYDKSDSYTNDVQFIVELLKGKGCTRILEPFCGSGRILTPLLSEGYEVHGLDYSSCMLRRAQERIYRATFDRPPKYQLVCQNVVDESWPIGYSAVILAANCFWQLGSQEEHLAMVSKSWSSLQKGGYLYIENDNMDGELPDSWCKIDPEPRPWKSPKGRCDDGTVIKSMIQVVDYDKKARIWHAKKQVSATMPDGETLDSEWFDVYTHTSSAIDIREMLKKSGFVILGEFKSTDGEPYEYGCGRAILWARKE, encoded by the coding sequence ATGAGCATAAACAACCCGATTGGCGACAATCGATTAGAAACGTATTCATGTGAACTATACGACAAGAGTGACAGCTATACCAATGACGTCCAATTCATAGTTGAACTACTCAAAGGCAAGGGGTGCACCCGAATTCTTGAGCCGTTCTGCGGCTCTGGTCGAATACTCACCCCACTTCTTAGCGAAGGCTATGAGGTGCATGGACTCGACTATTCTTCCTGCATGCTGAGGCGTGCGCAGGAAAGGATTTACAGAGCCACATTTGATAGACCACCGAAGTATCAATTGGTTTGCCAAAATGTCGTAGACGAGTCTTGGCCCATAGGCTATTCAGCCGTAATTCTTGCAGCCAATTGCTTTTGGCAACTCGGGAGCCAAGAGGAGCATCTAGCGATGGTATCTAAATCGTGGAGCTCTCTCCAGAAAGGCGGGTATCTCTATATTGAGAACGACAATATGGATGGAGAATTACCCGATTCTTGGTGTAAGATCGACCCAGAACCACGACCTTGGAAATCCCCCAAAGGGAGATGTGATGATGGCACTGTCATTAAGTCGATGATCCAAGTTGTTGATTACGACAAAAAGGCTAGAATATGGCACGCAAAGAAGCAGGTGAGCGCCACCATGCCTGATGGCGAAACACTCGATTCTGAGTGGTTTGATGTGTACACTCACACTAGCAGCGCCATTGACATTCGTGAAATGCTTAAGAAGTCGGGCTTCGTCATCTTAGGCGAATTCAAATCCACCGATGGTGAGCCTTATGAATATGGTTGTGGTAGAGCCATACTCTGGGCCAGAAAGGAATAG